A window of the Dioscorea cayenensis subsp. rotundata cultivar TDr96_F1 chromosome 14, TDr96_F1_v2_PseudoChromosome.rev07_lg8_w22 25.fasta, whole genome shotgun sequence genome harbors these coding sequences:
- the LOC120275178 gene encoding bifunctional nitrilase/nitrile hydratase NIT4B-like → MALTPSTAIEVDMAGETSATTVRVTVVQASTVYYDTPATLDKAEGLIADAATCGAQLVVFPEAFVGGYPRFSNFGVTIANRSAKGKEDFQKYHASAIAVPGPEVDRLAAMAGKHKIFLVMGVIEKEAYTLYCTVLFFDPQGQYLGKHRKLMPTTMERIIWGFGDVSTIPVYETPLGKIGSLICWENRMPLLRTALYAKGVEIYCAPTADDSDVWQASMKHIAVEGGCFVLSANQFCRRKDYPPPPDYVFAGVDNEPLPESVACAGGSVIISPSGVVLAGPNFDGEALISAELDLGEIVRAKFGFDVVGHYSRPDVLSLIVRDHSLKPVFFTSAENKTDNAQKFP, encoded by the exons ATGGCTCTGACCCCATCGACAGCAATCGAGGTCGATATGGCTGGAGAAACGTCGGCGACCACCGTGCGTGTCACCGTCGTTCAGGCCTCCACCGTCTACTACGATACCCCCGCCACTCTCG ATAAGGCAGAGGGACTAATTGCAGATGCTGCCACATGTGGAGCGCAATTAGTGGTCTTCCCAGAAGCATTTGTTGGTGGATATCCACGCTTCTCCAACTTTGGTGTAACCATTGCTAATCGTTCAGCAAAGGGCAAAGAAGATTTCCAAAAATATCATGCATCAGCCATAGCTGTACCTG GTCCTGAAGTTGATCGCTTGGCAGCAATGGctggaaaacataaaattttcttaGTGATGGGTGTAATTGAAAAAGAAGCATACACACTCTATTGCACTGTTCTTTTCTTTGATCCTCAGGGTCAATATCTGGGGAAACATCGCAAACTAATGCCTACCACAATGGAACGTATTATATGGGGTTTTGGAGATGTATCTACAATTCCCGTATATGAAACTCCTCTTGGAAAGATAGGATCCCTCATTTGCTGGGAAAACAGGATGCCACTCTTGAGGACAGCACTATATGCTAAAG GTGTAGAAATATACTGTGCCCCTACCGCTGATGACTCGGATGTATGGCAGGCATCTATGAAACACATTGCAGTTGAGGGTGGTTGCTTTGTTCTCTCAGCGAACCAGTTTTGCAGAAGGAAAGATTATCCACCCCCACCAGATTATGTGTTTGCTGGTGTCGACAATGAGCCCCTGCCAGAATCCGTGGCATGTGCGGGAGGCAGTGTTATCATATCACCGTCTGGTGTTGTTCTAGCTGGACCCAACTTTGACGGGGAAGCTCTCATCTCAGCTGAACTAG ATCTTGGGGAGATTGTGCGAGCTAAATTTGGTTTTGATGTGGTGGGGCATTATTCAAGACCCGACGTGCTTAGCTTGATTGTGCGAGACCACTCGTTGAAGCCTGTCTTCTTCACTTCTGCTGAAAACAAGACCGATAACGCGCAAAAATTTCCCTAA